AAGACTAGGGGTGTATGTATGCAGTGCTGTTTGGGTGACCCCTTCCCATTCTGCAGAAGAccacctttttctctttccctaatGCCCACATACTCAGGAATGCTCCCTGTGATGAGAAGATGGGGTGCAGGCCCAGGGGTGCAGAAGCTTGGGGGGGGGGAGATCTTATGGCTGGAGAGAGATTTGCCTCCCAGGCAGAGTCCTGGAACCTGGAGGGGGAAGGATGTCCCTGTGGGTGCCGCACCCTGGGGGAGTTGCCCTCAGATGCTGGAGCTTGGGCGTCTCACGGACCTggggattgttttgttttgttttgctttttgtttttgacttGGCTTGGCTGCCTGTtgcctctgtgaccttgggcagcttGCTTACTAGCTATCTGGAACCTCAGTTTTATCAAGTGAGATGGGCTGGCCCAGCTGATGGAGGAAATGGCTGTGGGCTGGGCCTGGAACGAGCATTAGCTTTGTGGTGCCCTGAATGGAGGTGAGTGTCCCCACCACTCAGAGACAGCCGCCTGCCCCACTCCCTTCTCCAGAGGGCTAAGGTGTATTTGGCAAGGAGGGGAGGACAAGAGGGGCTCTGCCAGGGCCTGGCCCTTAGCACCACGTCTGGGGAATGCAGGCTGAACCCTTGGTGGGCGCTATGGAGAGGCTGAGGGCCTGGCCCATGCAGGGCCATCAGGGCCACTTGGGACAGGACCggactggaggggagggggctggagtgagcctggctccctgcctccaccctggtTAGTATGGATGCCGGAGAGGCGCTGGCTGGGCCGTGGCAACAAGTCAGAGGCCCTGGGAAGGCGCCCTGGCGAGGCTGGGCATGTTCTTTCTCCACATGTTTCTTCTTCACAGCTGAACAGCCTTTGGCTTCTTGCTGCCAGTTCTGTTTCCCTCCCGGGGGAGAGACTTGGTGTTCTCCtggcagagcaggggctgctgggaagggaaggcagagccTGCCAGCTTCTTGGTGGAGCTGGAGGCCTGGGGCACGGGTGCAGTTGTTCTCTGGGAGACTGGGGACCCATCCCTCCTCCCATCAGAACCAGTGGCTTCTCAGGAAGGGTCACCTGCAGGGGACAGCATGAAGAGGTCCCAGCCAGCCCTTTGACCCAGGAGGCAGACAGGGTGCTCAGCGTCTGCAACTGGTAGACAGGGGTGGCCACCTCATGGCCTGGGTCTGGGTCTGCACCAGCTGTTGCCGGCAGCTGGCTGAAGcggtcctgcccacccccgctgGGGTTGGGGCTGAGGAGAGGACCCCCTTGCTgggccctgcctctgccagcCAGTTCCCAGGGCCCTCGATCCTGAGGTGCCCAGGTACCCCAAACTCTGGGTTCTCCTGCCCCCCTAACAGCTTTGTTAGTAGTGACCCCCTTTCTGGGGGGCACAGGGAGGCGGGTGTGAGTGCTGGTAGCAAGTCTACCTGGAGTCCTGGAGCCACCAGGGCCTCCTGGCCCACAGCTGTCCTTCTGGCCGACCTTGAGCAGGATTCGAGGCAGGGGGAGTGTGCCCTTCCAGTGGCCGCCCCGGCAGGCCTGGCCCCACTGAAACCCGAAGCCAgccagagctccagccctgggCCGACCAGCTGCATGGGGGCAAGGGTAGTGGCAGAGGCCGGAATGAGGGACACAGACAGCACTGGGCCTGAGCTGGAGAGCCGGTTGCCTCGCTGCAATGGCGGTCAAGAGACTCCAGAGCCCGGGAGAGGTCAGCTGCTGACCATACCAGGTGGGCTGTGGGGGCAGTGAGCCAGGTGGCCGGCCTCTTGTAGGGAGATCACTTGGCCTTAATGCAGTGGTAGAGAGACTTTTAGGGGCCcttagagaaaggaggaagggtagGTCTGGCTGTCCTGGGGAGTGGAGCCCCTGGGACCAGCCAGATTCCTTTGAAATCTGATAGGGGATTGGGTACCCCCCTGGGGTGGGAACCGGGTGCCAGGTGCCTTCTGGGCAGGCTCCCTGGGCTGCAGAAGGGGAGTGGGAGCTGTGGCCACCCTTGCCTTgtcttccctgccctcctccctgtcctccccagcccaccctcagGGAGTGCAGGCCACCTGTCTGGATCGGGTCCCTGATTTCCCACTTGTGAGGTCTCAGGCTTCAGAGGTGCTGCTCTGTATTGGGTGGGGACCCTTTCCTGTGTCTTTTCTCATCCCAGGTCTTGCCAGCCTGCAAGGCATTTCTCAGAAACCCAGTTAGGGGAAGTGCCTCATATCTTCTGCCATCCCTCTTTCTGCCTTTTGAAAACAACCAATCACcgcccttctccctgcccttctGTCCCTGTCTGCTTCATCAGAGTCAGCCAAGTTCTCCGCTTGGTCTGGCTGCTCACTTACTAGGGGCCTGGGTCTGGCTGCACTGTGCACGCCCTGGAAGGAGCGGTCCTTGTGCATCCTTGTGGTTCTCGGGAGTTTCACTTCTGGCCTGGAGAgatgtgctgggggtggggaccgGGATGATGATGGTCACTGAAGGTTCATGGTGGCCAGGGTGGAGGGCAGTGTGGTGGCATGGTGGTGTAGGAATCCAGGGTTCACTCTTGTCTCTTGACCTTGGACAGGGCTCTGAACTTATCTGGGCCTCATACATCCTAatttggaggaaggaggaggggactgTATCTGAGTTCCTAGCAGTCCTGTTTATCACTATGTTAAGGGGacccagggaggagggagtggcctcCCTGGTTTGCCCTTCTGTGCTGGGCTTATCTGTTTTCCCAAGGGCCCTGCCCCCCGTTTCTGTGGGTCGGGGTAGGGCCCATACAGCACTGGGGAAGTGCACCGCAGCCCCACTGCTAACAGttgggtgaggaagaggaggtggggtCAGGACGGGGATGAGCTGTATGGATAGCTGTATGGTCAGAGCTGGGTGAGCTGACCTGTCCGGAGCTCCCAGGCATGCAAGGGGCCAGTCTGGCTGCCAGGCAGACCCTGGGTGGGAAGGAGTGGGCCAAGTGAGCATCCAGGCAGCCTGAGTTTTGCTGGAGGGTTTCTGCGGGGAGGTCCCCTCTCCCCAGGTGGCAAGGCTCTCCTTTGTCCCCCTAGTGCCTGGGTAAGGTTGGAAGGTTTtgtcacctccccccccccaagcaTGTGAGTTGGGTGCTTTCCACAAATATTAGACTTAATGACGTGTTTACAGTAATTAATTCATTAACTTAGTGTCTTCCTTTGTGCCTGGGCGAGATGGAAGAAGGAAGATGGAGCGCTGGTGTGAATGCCACCCGGAGTGCTGCAGAACAGGCTCCGGAGGTGGCGAGCCTGGCTCTGGGGACACCGGGAGGCAGTGATTCTTTAGAGAGGAGAGTTTATTTCGTTTAGGTCTTGTTGAATGAGTAGAAGTTTCTGGATGGAATCCAGAATCTGCATGGAATTCTGTGATATCAGGGGCAGAGTAAACAAAAGCACAGGTGGGAAGGAAGACGTGTGGCCTGTTCTCAGGCTTTGGAGTAGTTTGGTGTAACTACTCTTTGTCAGGGAGAGCTGGTAGGAGCTGAAATGGACTTAAGGCTGGTGCCGaagggtgctggcctgtgaagcttGGACCTTGTGAGCATTAGAAGTATTAGGGAGTATTAGAAGGTTCTGAGTAGTGCTCTTGAACCAGGGGAAGAGGCCTGTACTAGAGCCATGGCCACAGAGCCCCAGTCCTGTGACCAGTGGAGTTTAGGTTGGGTGGCTAGATTGGGGTGTTGGTATTCATTAAGCAGGGCTGGTTTGCGGAGGAAGATGAATTCCATGCTGACAAGATGAGTCTTTGGTGATGCTGGGAGGGATGTTGCCAAGACACTGGACATGTTAAGGTCAGAGAAGATCCTTGGATTGGGCCCTCAGAGTGGCTTtggtgccctgactggcgtggctcagttggttgaagcgttgtcctgtaactgaggggttgtggatttgattcccagtcagggcatgtacccaggttgtgggttcgatccccagtccaggtgcatacacaaggcaaccaactgatgcttctctcttgcatttattatgtttctgtctctcctttcctatctctttaaaagcaatgggggaaaaaaatccacgGATgagcataaaaaaaaataaaataaaaaaggaggctTTGGTGACTCTGGGGAAGAGTGTTTTGGACACTATGCTCAGCTGAAAGCCGGACTGGTAGACTGAGGAGCGAGGGGGACGGGCGGGCCTGGGATGTGGAAGGCTTCTGGCAGTGGCCGGCAGTGGCCTGCAGTGGAAGTTGCGTACCCAGGCTGAGGTGGGACTGAGGAGTCTGGGGAATAGGCAGGCGCTATCCTACAGGGCATGTGCCCACCCTGGTGGGTGAGGTGGATGCCCCACCTGACCAACTAGGTCCATCTTACTGAGTTCCTTCCTTGTTGCCCACAGAGCTGCCGGCAGTCATGCTACTGAATGGGGACTGCCCAGAGAgcctgaggaaggaagaggggccCACCGAACCACCCCGGGAAAATGGGCTGGATGAGGCGGAGCCGGGAGAGGAGACCACTGGACAGGAAGTCATTGTCATTCAGGACACGGGCTTTTCTGTGAAGATCCTGGCCCCAGGGATTGAGCCCTTTTCCCTACAGGTGAGATGGGAGAGAAGTGCGGGGCCCAAGGTCCAGGCTGCTCTGGGAAGATGAGGGTGGAAAGCCAAGCCTTGCCCTTGCTCATCCTGGCCCTTTATCACAGGCTGGAAACCTACCTTTGCCTTGCCCAGTCTCACTCAGCCAGCCTGGTGGGTGTGTGTGTCCAGGTTCAGGCCGTTGTCCCATTGCTATTGGACAGCTGGCAGCAGGGATTGCCAGCCCTGTTGGGAATGTATGGTAGCGTCTGGGTGGTGTTGGGGTCCCAGGGCTCCCAGCCCTCTGCTGTGTACTCAGGGAGGTCGCGTTTCTCTGGCTGTGTTGCTACCATTTGCCTGAGAGGAGAGCGGTATTGGGAGAGGAGAACCCACCCAGAGGTCGTGCAGACTGGCAACTCGTAGGGGAACCAGGCAGTGCCTTCCTATGTCTTCTGTACCCACAGGTTTGGTCCCAGAGCAACTCTTCTTGAAGTGGGGAGGCCATTTGTGCCCTGGGGACCTTGACATTGGGCAAGGGAGAAGGCAAAATTGCTgttttctttccaccattgttATGTTTCCTGCTGCTGTGCTCAGGCCTGGCTCATAGTTTAGGCCTGAGGGTAACGGGGCCAGACTCTGCCCTGCAGATGTGTGTATActgcgcacgcacacacagctGCACATGGGCTTGTGTGTGTGGACAGGGCCTAGAACTGAAAAGCCAGAAAGTGGGAAACTGGTTATTTGGGGCATTGATTCTAAGAACCCACATCGTTGGACTGGGGGAAGTGTGTCCTCACCAGGGTGGTTGGGACCTTCTCTCCGGCAGGTATCCCCCCAGGAGATGGTACAGGAGATCCACCAGGTGCTCATGGACCGTGAAGACACATGTCATCGCACCTGCTTCTCTCTGCACCTGGACGGCAACATGCTGGACCACTTTTCCGAGCTGCGCAGCGTtgaggggctgcaggagggctCAGCACTACGTGTGGTGGAAGGTTTGTCTGGAAGTCAGGCTGCCTGCTGAGGGAGGGCAcagagaggcagggccaggtGGCACGCCACCCTGGCTGGCCATCGATGAGCATGTGGAGGCTCAGGGTGGCGGCAGACTTGTAGAGGCAGCATGGGAGCACGGGTCTGCTTCTCAGGCTATCACCTGCGCACCTTGCCCCTTCATGGGTTAAATATCAGAGTGGCTTAAAACAGACAATACCAGGCAGGGGCTTGAAATTGGTCCAGTGAAATTCTGTAGAGAAAAAGTTACATCACTTAAGGAAGTTAAACTTTCACAACCCTTGAGTAGGGAAGTCAGGCCCAGTGTGGACTGATCAGCTGGTGTGGTAAGGCTGGTTTGGTTGCAAAACAAAACCTGTGAACTTGGGTCTCCTGGGGAGAAGTGGCTCAAAGGTTTCAGGGGTGGCAGCTTATTAAgaagaaatgtggaaaaaatgtAATCCAACTGTGTCCAAAGTTGATTGATCATGGAAcctctctcctccctgaccaGAGCCCTCATTAACATTTCACAGAACACACCCTGGGGGCCCAGCATTGTGGTCTTATAGGTTCCGGGCGACCCTGGGCGAGGGCTGCCCAGAGCACACGGTTCCGGCAGGCCTGCTCACCCATGGCACTCGTGAACAGAGCAGGGGCCGTGTGGGCTCCCCTGGGCCTGTGTGCACTTCCATGGGCATTTCTTGTGCCTTTTGGCAAAAGGTTCTTTGCAAACAAGGATCCCTGCTGACCAGCAGGCAGGTGTGTGTGTTAAAACCAGAACTCCAGCTCATGTGTTTATAATGGAATTTGTAAATGGAAGCCTACACTGGAAAAATGAAGACCACCCATGGTGGTACCATGCCAGACTTCTCTACTCCGGGTGGGTGGTTGCAGGGAGCAGAGCCCTGGCAACACTCTGCCAATTCCCTCCCACCAGAGCCGTACACGGTACGCGAGGCCCGGATCCATGTGCGCCATGTCCGAGACCTGCTCAAGAGCCTAGACCCGTCCGATGCCTTCAATGGGGTGGACTGCAACTCCTTGTCCTTCCTCAGCGTCTTTACCGATGGCGACCTGGGAGGTGAAGGAGGCAttggggccaggactgggcagaggggccagGAGCGAGTTAGCCAGGGGCCAGCAAAAGCACCAAGGGCCTGGCTATCTCACCTGTAGGGGGTGGGACCAGAGGCACGCATCCCGGGGCCAGTTTAGGTGGGGAAATGGTGGCCCCTGGGTGGCCCTGTGCTGACCACCAGCCTCGGGTCCCTCAGACAGCGGGAAGCGGAAGAAGGGCTTGGAGATGGACCCCATTGACTGCACGCCGCCTGAGTACATTCTGCCAGGGAGCCGGGAGCGACCATTGTGTCCCCTGCAGCCCCAGAACCGCGACTGGAAGGTGGGATTCCTGAATAAAGCCGGGAATAGGTCTCTGGTGGGGTTGGAACCGCCGTACCAGGAGGCCTGATCCACTCACGCTGGGCCATTCCTGCAGCCCTTGCAGTGCCTGAAAGTGCTCACCATGAGTGGCTGGAACCCACCCCCTGGGAACCGCAAGATGCACGGGGACCTCATGTACCTGTTTGTGATCACAGCCGAGGACCGGCAAGTCAGCATCACGGCGTCCACGCGGGGCTTTTACCTGAACCAGTGAGTCCTTGTGCGAGCCCTTTCTGGGCCTGTGGGCAGCCCCTTGGGGTGCCCTGCCCAGTGACCACCCTCTCTGCAGGTCTACAGCGTATCACTTCAACCCCAAGCCTGCCAGCCCCCGCTTCCTCAGCCATTCCCTGGTGGAGCTGCTCAACCAGATCAGCCCGACCTTCAAAAAAAACTTCGCTGCGCTGCAGAAGAAAAGGTAGCGCCTCTGCCTCATCTCTGCCCCTTGTCTCATGTGCCACCAGGAGGTGGGGTGAACCAGCCAGCCCGAAGtctagcatttctttcttttttcctttttttaaaagattttatctacttatttttagagaggggaagggaaagagaaaagagagggagagaaacattgatgtgtgagagatacttctattggttgcctctcacacacccccaactggggacctggcccacaacccaggcatgtgctctgactgggaatccaacaggcgaccttttagttcacaggccagcgctcattCCTGAGcctcagcagccagggctgaactcgAGTGTTTCTGCCCTAAGAAGCTGTGCCCAGCACCCCAGAGCCTCCCTCAGGGAGCTAGCTGTCAGCCAGGCCCTAAGATAGCAGTTCTAGGAGAGCTGCCCGCACGCTTTGTGGGACCCACCAGCAGCAGGTCCTGGGGCGGGGAGACACTGGAGCttgtggggagggcagggttCTGAGCTGGGCGGACTGCCCCATCTCCCCTCCTCTGGTGCCATAGGGTCCAGCGCCACCCGTTCGAGAGGATTGCCACCCCATTCCAGGTGTACAGCTGGACGGCCCCCCAGGCAGAGCATGCCATGGACTGCGTGCGCGCCGAGGACGCCTACACCTCCAGGCTGGGCTACGAGGAGCACATTCCTGGACAGGTGCCTGCGGCCTGGCCTTGCCCTCTCTggtcacctcccttcccctcccctggtgGGTGCCAGGTTGGGTTCTGTGTGCCTCCCTGGAAGCTCTGTCTGCTCATCTGTCTTGTTCACTTGAGAGCCTTTGGGGCCATctgtggggaggtggaggaaggggctgCCCAGAGCAGGTTGTGGGGCATGGGCTGAGCCAGTGTCTCCCTCCCCGTTGTTCCCTTTGCAGACCCGGGACTGGAACGAGGAGCTACAGACCACGAGGGAACTGCCCCGCAAGAATCTGCCGGAGCGGCTACTTCGAGAAAGAGCCATATTCAAGGTACCCCTGTCCCCTCATGCCTGACTGGCAGCCTCAGACCTGCCTGCCACCATCGGCTGGTTTTGTGGTGACAGGCGGGAAAGCGGGACAGGCTGACAGGGTGCCCTGCAGTGTGTTCTGCTAGCCCCTGCCTCCTGGCAGACTGCCCTGACTCCTTtttctggcctctctgagcctggggTCCATGGGCAGGAGTGGGACCTGCCTCCAGTGTGGGTGGGTGAAGGGCAGAAAGCCGGTCCTTCACTAACTACCATTGGGTCCTCGCCTGGGCACAAATCCCCAACTGTGATGTTATTAGTACTTTTGCTAAGATAAGAGACCTGAGGGAAAAATAgtgctttcaaaaaaaaaatttaagttaaaaatcttACAGCCTAGAGATGGCAATGGTAAGAGTTAGATCTAAGTGCTTCGGGTGCTGCTGGCTTTGCCAGGGGCTGTGCAGGGGCTCCAGTCActgccctctgctctctctgcaCCTTGTCTGTTGCTGCTactctacagatgagaaaacaggcccaAGAGGGGACCTGTGTGGGCTCACCTGGCACAGAATTGGTGGGTCCCAAAGCTGTTCCAGCCCTTCCACTGCTTGCTAGTCACTAAGCTCTCTTCTCTCTAagtgatgtgttttttttttttttcaaaaaaaagctTTCTTGCCCTTTTCCGAACATAAGGAAGCTGATGCCAGAGCCCTCAGTCCCCGAGGTAGCCTGCTTGCCTCTGCCATGTGGGTGAGCTTGGCCAAGTGGGACAAAAGCTGGCGTGCTTGTGGATGGGGCCTCCCTGGCCCTCCCAGCCTCGGCCCCTTTCCCCCCAGGTACACAGTGACTTCACGGCAGCAGCCACGCGGGGAGCCATGGCGGTCATCGATGGCAACGTGATGGCCATCAACCCCAGCGAGGAGACCAAGATGCAGATGTTCATCTGGAACAACATCTTCTTCAGCCTGGGCTTTGACGTCCGCGACCACTACAAGGACTTCGGCGGGGATGTGGCGGCCTACGTGGCACCTGCCAATGACCTGAACGGTGTGCGCACGTATAATGCGGTGGACGTGGAGGGGCTGTACACGCTGGGAACGGTGGTCGTGGATTACCGCGGTTACCGTGTCACGGCCCAGTCCATCATCCCTGGCATCCTGGAGCGGGACCAGGAGCAGAGTGTCATCTATGGTTCCATTGACTTTGGCAAGACAGTGGTGTCGCACCCGCGATACCTGGAGCTGCTGGAACGCACGAGCCGGCCCCTCAAGATCCTGAGGCACCGGGTGCTCAATGACCGCAATGAAGAGGTGGACCTTTGCTCCTCTGTGGAGTGCAAGGGCATCATCGGAAACGACGGGCGCCACTACATCCTTGACCTGCTGCGCACTTTCCCGCCTGACCTCAACTTCCTCCCTGTGCCTGGTGAGCAGCTGCCCGAGGAGTGCACCCGGGCCGGCTTCCCCCGCAACCACCGGCACAAGCTGTGCTGCCTGCGCCAGGAGCTGGTGGACGCCTTCGTGGAGCATAGGTGAGGAGCATGGCCAGGCTGCCCCTGCTGGAAGGTGCTTCTGGGCCTGATCCTGATGGAGTAGCTTTGGGAGTGGAGAAGAGCTGGCCCTGGCCACAGGCGTTACAGACTCAGCTCTAGCCCTGCCCATGCCCACATCGGGCTCAGACCCGTGGCTCTCAGCCGAAGCAGTGCTGCCCCCTAAGGAGCGTGTAGAAATCTGCAAGGATGTTTTTGAAGGTTCCAGTGtcagggactgggagggggaatggggctTCGAGGCTGTTGGCATTTAGTGCCTAAGGATCAGGTACATCAAATGTCCCACCCCACAAATAGTTCTTCTTCTCACCGTACCAGTGGGTTCCTGTCAATTTTCAGAGCCCTGGCCTGCTTGGTGACCCACTCCCtgaccctcaccccaccccagttgtcCTCTTCCCATCTGGGAAGATCTCGCTTTTTGCTGGGACCTGCTGCCCCCTGGTAGAGGTGCTAGGCTGGCACGTGCACGTGGGCACCGATGTTTGCACATAGAGTAGGATGTGGCCTGTGCTGTCGGGGTGTCCAGTCCCAACGTTTGTTAACCCTGGCCAGCCAGGAACCTGGGGTCAGGCTCTGGGCCTTGTAACCAGCAGGAATGCCAGCGAGGCTGCCGCCAGCCCTTTCTTGTCCCTGTCTCTGTCCTGGTCCCGTCTGCTGCACTCTAGGTACCTCCTCTTCATGAAGTTAGCAGCCCTGCAGCTGATGCAGCAGAAAGCCAGCAAGGTGGAAACCCCCACCTCACTGGAAAACGGCAGCCCACCCTCTTTGGAGTCCAAGTCTGAAGACCCTCTGGGACCCGAGGCAGGAAGTGAGGAGGAGGGCAGCGGTGCCAGTGGCCTGGCCAAAGTGAAGGAGCTGGCAGAGACCATCGCCTCAGATGACGGGAcaggtggggctgctgtgggTGCTGGGGGAGCCCCAGGTCTGTCCTGGCAGCTGGTGCTTGCCACTGGTGGCTCAAGACCCAGTTGAAGAGAGGCAGATGGACGTCTTGGCAAGGAGCTGGGGGGAGACTTAGGACAGTGGGCCCACCAATAGTGGAATGGGGCTGCCTCCCAGCGGGCCATGTCTCCACAGCAGACCCACGGAGCCGGGAGGTGATTCGCAATGCGTGCAAGGCAGTGGGCTCCATCAGCAGTACGGCCTTCGACGTTCGCTTCAACCCTGACATCTTCTCACCAGGCAGGTGGTAGAGCAGGGCGGGCAGAGCACTGTGGGGTCATCTTGGGGCTCGATGCTGGTGGGCCTGGTCCCCCACCTAAGCAATGCCATCTGTCTTGTTACCTCCACCTCTTCACATGGCTCAagcctctgctctccctcccGCAGGTGTTCGCTTTCCTGAGTCCTGCCAGGAGGAAGTGCGGGACCAGAAGCAGCTGCTGAAAGATGCTGCTGCCTTCCTGCTCTCCTGCCAAATCCCTGGCTTGGTGAGGGCAGGGCCACAGGGGCGGGGCTGCACCGAGGGGGCTGCGCAGAGGGCACTGGTACAGGCTGGACCTCGGAGGCTTGTGGGACCTTCACAGGAGTGACTTCCTTAGACCTGCTGACTTGCAAGGCGGACAGGGCAGGGTGCTTGTCCTGGTTGTACAGAGGGACCACTGACCTGGAGAGACCAAGGGAGGCCGCAGACATAGGCTCTGTTGTCTtgtgccctccatgtgggctgggggctggtcCTCTGAGCCCCTGTGTGATagaggtgctggggtggggggcatctgggagaaaaggggagaggttCTGTCCTCTGCACCCTCACAAGCTTTATACTTAGACCCCATGGGTGCCGGGTGCTTGCTCCCTATTAAGACAGCTCCATGGTCAGGTGGTACGCCCCTCTCCGCCCTTTGAGCCAAACCTGCTGTGCTGGCTGCCCGGCCCTCTTGGTCAGAAGGGAGCCTGTGCTGCCTGTTGGGCTCTCCTGGTTCATCACCAGTGAGGTGCCCTCGTCCCTGCTTCCCCATCAAGTGGGCCTGGAAGTCCCCCAGTTTCCTTGGCTTGTGTAGAAGGTTGGGGGACAAATTGTCATGTCCTTGCTGCTCCtttgtctccttccctcttcctgacTGGGAGCTGCAGTCTTTGTCCCCTGCTTCCCCTTGGATGGGCCTCGTGGTAGTGTGAGCTCCCCAAGGGagacctggggtgggaggaggcagagggcctgGGCGGGGGCCCTGACCTGCTGCAGCCTACAGGTGAAGGACTGCACAGACCACGTGGTGCTGCCCATGGACGGGGCCACACTGTCCGAGGTGATGCGCCAGCGTGGCATCAACATGCGCTACCTGGGCAAGGTGCTGGATCTGGTGCTCCGGAGCCCGGCGCGAGACCAGCTGGACCACATCTACGTGAGTGGTGCTCAAGGTGGGCTGTGAACGGTGGGGCCTGGCAGAGGCCTGGGTTGACCACAACTTCCCTCTTTGAATCGTTGTAGAAAATTGGCATCGGAGAGCTTATCACCCGCTCTGCCAAGCACATCTTCAAGACGTACTTGCAGGTAGCACCGCCTCCTCCCCTGCCGGGTAGCATAGGGACCCAGGGGAGAGCCCTGGGttggggcccaggggccctcgtGACTTTGGTCCAAACGTCCCTCGTAGGGAGTTGAGCTCTCAGGCCTCTCGGCTGCCATCAGTCACTTCCTGAACTGCTTCCTGAGCTCCTACCCCAACCCTGTGGCCCACCTACCCGCCGATGAGCTAATCTCTAAGAagaggaacaggaggaggagaaaccgGCCTCCAGGAGCGGCAGATAACACCGCCTGGGCTGTCATGACCCCCCAGGAGCTGTGGAAGAACATCTGCCAGGAGGCCAAGAACTACTTTGACTTCAGCCTCGAGTGGTACTTGAGGGGCATGGCAGGCACTGGGGACCTCCGACAGCCCAcggggcaggcaggagccaggggaGAGGAGACCTGTGGTGGAGCTCTCTGGGGGAAGTGGGGGTGAGGGTTGTTAAGTCCTGGCTAGAGGGTGCAGGTGGCCTAGAAGGCACCTGGGCTCTACTCGGGTGGAGGGGCAGTTGttgagaaggggcagagatgagagAGGCGCTGCTGAGGCCCATCTGCCACTTCTCCCCAGTGAGTCCGTGGACCAGGCTGTGGAAACGTATGGCCTGCAGAAGATCACACTGCTGCGGGAGATCTCCCTCAAAACCGGGGTCCAGGTAGGCACGGGGCAGACTGTCCCTCCCGTGCCCAGGCTCCCACAAGGTCCACAGGGCCGGTGTTGGGGCGCTCACTCTCCACACATGGTGGCGGGTTGGGAGGTGCTGGCCATTGGAGCCTGGGGCTGAGGCAGCCTCTGGGTATCCCCCAGGTCCTACTAAAGGAGTACAGCTTTGACAGCCGCCACAAACCCGCCTTCACTGAGGAGGATGTGCTGAACATCTTCCCC
This window of the Desmodus rotundus isolate HL8 chromosome 9, HLdesRot8A.1, whole genome shotgun sequence genome carries:
- the CLUH gene encoding clustered mitochondria protein homolog isoform X5 produces the protein MLLNGDCPESLRKEEGPTEPPRENGLDEAEPGEETTGQEVIVIQDTGFSVKILAPGIEPFSLQVSPQEMVQEIHQVLMDREDTCHRTCFSLHLDGNMLDHFSELRSVEGLQEGSALRVVEEPYTVREARIHVRHVRDLLKSLDPSDAFNGVDCNSLSFLSVFTDGDLGDSGKRKKGLEMDPIDCTPPEYILPGSRERPLCPLQPQNRDWKPLQCLKVLTMSGWNPPPGNRKMHGDLMYLFVITAEDRQVSITASTRGFYLNQSTAYHFNPKPASPRFLSHSLVELLNQISPTFKKNFAALQKKRVQRHPFERIATPFQVYSWTAPQAEHAMDCVRAEDAYTSRLGYEEHIPGQTRDWNEELQTTRELPRKNLPERLLRERAIFKVHSDFTAAATRGAMAVIDGNVMAINPSEETKMQMFIWNNIFFSLGFDVRDHYKDFGGDVAAYVAPANDLNGVRTYNAVDVEGLYTLGTVVVDYRGYRVTAQSIIPGILERDQEQSVIYGSIDFGKTVVSHPRYLELLERTSRPLKILRHRVLNDRNEEVDLCSSVECKGIIGNDGRHYILDLLRTFPPDLNFLPVPGEQLPEECTRAGFPRNHRHKLCCLRQELVDAFVEHRYLLFMKLAALQLMQQKASKVETPTSLENGSPPSLESKSEDPLGPEAGSEEEGSGASGLAKVKELAETIASDDGTADPRSREVIRNACKAVGSISSTAFDVRFNPDIFSPGVRFPESCQEEVRDQKQLLKDAAAFLLSCQIPGLVKDCTDHVVLPMDGATLSEVMRQRGINMRYLGKVLDLVLRSPARDQLDHIYKIGIGELITRSAKHIFKTYLQGVELSGLSAAISHFLNCFLSSYPNPVAHLPADELISKKRNRRRRNRPPGAADNTAWAVMTPQELWKNICQEAKNYFDFSLECESVDQAVETYGLQKITLLREISLKTGVQVLLKEYSFDSRHKPAFTEEDVLNIFPVVKHVNPKASDAFHFFQSGQAKVQQGFLKEGCELINEALNLFNNVYGAMHVEICACLRLLARLHYIMGDYAEALSNQQKAVLMSERVMGIEHPNTIQEYMHLALYCFASSQLSTALSLLYRARYLMLLVFGEDHPEMALLDNNIGLVLHGVMEYDLSLRFLENALAVSTKYHGPKSLKVALSHHLVARVYESKAEFRSALQHEKEGYTIYKTQLGEDHEKTKESSEYLKCLTQQAVALQRTMNEIYRNGPSANIPPLKFTAPSMASVLEQLNVINGILFIPLSQKDLENLKAEVARRHQLQEASKNRDKAEEPMATEPDPAGAPEDAASQPQGAKDPPSLSLQG